A window of the Hordeum vulgare subsp. vulgare chromosome 5H, MorexV3_pseudomolecules_assembly, whole genome shotgun sequence genome harbors these coding sequences:
- the LOC123398116 gene encoding trans-cinnamate:CoA ligase, peroxisomal-like: MESLPKRDANHVPLSPVTFLPRAAAVYADRTSVICGGTAFTWRHTHDRCVRLSAALQALGVARNDVVSVLAPNTPALYEMHFAVPMAGGVVNAINTRLDAAGVATILRHAAPKLLFIDYQYIRVATDALKSMMDTALPLLVVIDDIEAPTGARLGELEYEGLVARGDPGRHPPREVVDEWDAVALNYTSGTTSAPKGVVYSHRGAYLSTVGLLLQWGVGHEPVYLWSLPMFHCNGWTFTWGIAARGGANVCVRAPTADAMYSAITDHGVTHMCVAPVLFNVLLDAHRDPLPRAVEVLTGGAPPPAALLERVERLGFHVTHAYGMTEATGPAMVCEWRERWDALPAPERAALKARQGVSAISLAGADVKDLKTMVSVPRDGTTLGEIVLRGSSVMKGYYKNPEATDAAFRGGWFLTGDVGVVHLDGYVEIKDRSKDVIISGGENISSVEVEAALYGHPAVQEAAVVAMPHPHWGEAPCAFVTLKKEFDSGAGEVSEEELVAFCRSKMAHFMVPGKVVFVDELPKNATGKVQKLALRERARGLRPRPRGSDKKKPGTTRPATLTALSRL; this comes from the coding sequence ATGGAAAGCTTGCCCAAGCGCGACGCCAACCACGTGCCGCTGAGCCCGGTCACcttcctgccgcgcgccgccgccgtttacGCGGACCGCACCTCCGTCATCTGCGGCGGCACCGCCTTCACCTGGCGCCACACGCACGACCGCTGCGTCCGCCTGTCCGCCGCGCTGCAGGCGCTCGGCGTCGCCCGGAACGACGTCGTCTCCGTGCTCGCGCCCAACACCCCCGCGCTCTACGAGATGCACTTCGCGGTGCCCATGGCCGGGGGTGTCGTAAACGCCATCAACACCCGCCTCGACGCCGCCGGCGTCGCCACCATCCTCCGCCACGCAGCGCCCAAGCTCCTCTTCATCGACTACCAGTACATCCGCGTCGCCACCGACGCGCTCAAGAGCATGATGGACACAGCGTTGCCGCTGCTGGTCGTCATTGACGACATCGAAGCGCCGACCGGGGCGCGGCTGGGCGAGCTGGAGTACGAGGGTCTGGTGGCGCGCGGCGACCCGGGCAGGCACCCGCCGCGCGAGGTGGTGGACGAGTGGGACGCCGTCGCGCTCAACTACACCTCCGGCACCACGTCCGCGCCCAAGGGCGTCGTGTACAGCCACCGGGGCGCTTACCTCAGCACGGTGGGATTGCTTCTCCAGTGGGGAGTCGGCCACGAGCCGGTCTACCTCTGGTCGCTTCCCATGTTCCACTGCAACGGCTGGACCTTCACGTGGGGCATTGCGGCGCGCGGCGGCGCCAACGTCTGCGTCCGCGCGCCGACGGCCGACGCCATGTACTCCGCCATCACCGACCACGGCGTCACACACATGTGCGTCGCGCCCGTGCTTTTCAACGTCCTCCTCGACGCCCACCGCGACCCGCTGCCCCGCGCCGTCGAGGTGCTCACGGGCggcgccccgccgccggccgcgcTGCTCGAACGCGTGGAGAGGCTCGGCTTCCACGTCACGCACGCCTACGGCATGACCGAGGCGACCGGCCCGGCCATGGTCTGCGAGTGGCGGGAGCGGTGGGACGCGCTGCCGGCGCCGGAGCGGGCTGCGCTCAAGGCGCGTCAGGGTGTGAGCGCGATCTCCCTCGCCGGGGCCGACGTGAAGGACCTCAAGACCATGGTGAGCGTGCCCCGTGACGGCACCACCCTCGGCGAGATCGTGCTGCGCGGGAGCAGCGTGATGAAGGGGTACTACAAGAACCCAGAGGCCACGGACGCAGCgttccgcggcgggtggttcctgACCGGCGATGTGGGCGTGGTGCACCTAGACGGGTACGTTGAGATCAAGGACCGGTCCAAGGACGTGATCATCTCCGGCGGCGAGAACATCAGCAGCGTGGAGGTGGAGGCGGCGCTGTACGGCCACCCGGCTGtgcaggaggcggcggtggtCGCCATGCCGCACCCGCACTGGGGCGAGGCGCCGTGCGCCTTCGTCACGCTGAAGAAGGAGTTCGACTCCGGCGCCGGCGAGGTGAGCGAGGAGGAGCTGGTGGCCTTCTGCCGGAGCAAGATGGCGCACTTCATGGTGCCTGGGAAGGTGGTGTTCGTGGACGAGCTGCCCAAGAACGCCACGGGCAAGGTGCAGAAGCTGGCGCTGCGCGAGAGGGCGCGCGGGCTCAGGCCCAGGCCCAGAGGCTCCGACAAGAAGAAGCCCGGCACCACCCGGCCCGCCACGTTAACCGCACTGTCCAGGCTTTGA